The Bdellovibrio sp. ZAP7 DNA segment CTAAGGAGAAACACCATGCAAAAATATATCGTGGGCCTTTCAGCGGCTCTATTGGTTACAGGTTGTGTAACAAAATCTAAATACACTGCAGACATCAACGAGCGTGATGGCGCTTTGGCTCAAGAAAAAGCTGCGGTGACAGCTTTAACAACAGAAAAACAACAACTGACAGGCGAAAAGCAGCAGCTTGAACAAAAATTGATCGTGGTCACAAAAGATCGTGGTCAGTTGAAAACTTCTTTGGACGAGATGAAGCAGGCGATGGCAGAAATGAGAGCTCGCCAGGCTGAAGAAAGAAAACGTCTTAAAGAATTCGAAGACCTGACAAAACGTTTCCAAAAATTGGTCGACACAGGAAATATCTCAGTTAAAGTTATTGATGGAAAAATGGTTGTAAGTTTGGGCTCTGACGTTTTGTTCGGTTCTGGCTCTGCGAAACTTTCACCAGCAGGTCTTGAAGCGATCAAAGAAGTTACCAACCAACTTAAAACGATCCCAGGCAAGTCCTACCAAGTTGAAGGTCACACAGACAATTTGAAAATCGCGACAGCCGTTTTCCCTTCTAACTGGGAATTGGCTTCGGCTCGTGCCTTGAACGTAACTCGTGCGATGATTGATGCAGGTATGCCAGCTGCTAACGTCAGTGCGGCAAGCTTCGGCGATACTCACCCGGTTCAATCGAATGACACTCCAGAAGGCAAAGCGGCAAATCGTCGTATTGCGATTGTGGTCGTGCCAGATCTTTCGACAATGCCTGGTTATGAAGAGCTTAATAAAATGAGCTCTAAGCAAGAAGCGGCAGCAGCTGCTCCGGCGAAATAGTCTGATTTGATTCAGAAAATAAAAAGGGAGCCCGCTGGCTCCCTTTTTTATTTAGACTTCTTCTTGTTTTAGGGCTTCAAGCAGATTTGCGAAGCATCCACGAAGTTCTTCTTCAGAGTGTTGTTGACGAATCAATTCACTCAAAATCACGTCGCTGTTCAGAGCTTCTTGAAGTGCGCTTTTAAATTTTTCAACGGAATGATGGCCTGGATTCAAAAGTTGTTTATCCATGACTTTAACAAGAACCGCAGTGCTTTTAGAGCTGGAAGGTTTTTTATGTTGTTTTACGAGTTCGATCAGACGAAGCACTAGGGGATTAGTTGTTGTACTCACAGGGTTCCTTTACGGGTTTAATAACAAATTTAAGCAAATGCTCCGGCATCAGCCAGAATTTGCAAGGACTTCAGATCCTGCTTCAGTGTTGCGCCTTTTAAGTAGCTACTCACTGTGCATGTTCCGCCATCATTGATGGCCTTGACTAATTTTAAGAGGCTGTCAGCCTTTGAAGTTTCAACTAAAGCGCCACCAAAACTGAAATAGTATTTATCTTTGGCCGTCTGACTTTGTTGCCATAGGATCAAAGCCTTCGGATTGCGCAGTTCAATACGAGACTTCGCAGACAATTTGAAATCAATTTGTGGGATAGATTTAAAGCCCTGTAAAGAAATATGCTGCATCCAGGATTTCAAGAACGTCTCTTG contains these protein-coding regions:
- a CDS encoding OmpA family protein, whose translation is MQKYIVGLSAALLVTGCVTKSKYTADINERDGALAQEKAAVTALTTEKQQLTGEKQQLEQKLIVVTKDRGQLKTSLDEMKQAMAEMRARQAEERKRLKEFEDLTKRFQKLVDTGNISVKVIDGKMVVSLGSDVLFGSGSAKLSPAGLEAIKEVTNQLKTIPGKSYQVEGHTDNLKIATAVFPSNWELASARALNVTRAMIDAGMPAANVSAASFGDTHPVQSNDTPEGKAANRRIAIVVVPDLSTMPGYEELNKMSSKQEAAAAAPAK